The following are from one region of the bacterium genome:
- a CDS encoding SDR family oxidoreductase: protein MTSMELEGKIALITGASSGIGRAISMLFLQHGARVAGVARKEEALQAIAKTQTGFHPFTCDLTSEHERSHCVHRVMAQLGGIDILVHAAGIIASGTIETTTLSDWDTMMNINLRSVFHLTQLALPTLIPRKGNIVVVSSVAGMRSFPGVLAYSVSKAAVDQFTRCSALELAPKGVRINAINPGVVVTQLHRAGGMTEEQYQAFLEHSTGTHPLGRVGQAEEVAELVLFLASEKAAWITGVTYSIDGGRALTCAR, encoded by the coding sequence ATGACATCCATGGAACTGGAAGGGAAAATTGCATTGATCACCGGCGCCAGTAGCGGCATCGGACGGGCGATCTCGATGCTGTTTCTTCAGCATGGCGCCCGTGTTGCAGGGGTTGCTCGAAAAGAAGAAGCCCTGCAAGCAATCGCGAAAACCCAAACAGGTTTTCACCCGTTCACTTGCGACTTAACAAGCGAACATGAACGTAGCCATTGTGTTCATCGGGTCATGGCTCAGCTGGGAGGCATCGACATCCTTGTTCACGCAGCAGGAATCATCGCAAGCGGAACGATTGAAACAACCACACTGTCGGATTGGGACACCATGATGAACATCAATCTTCGTTCGGTGTTTCATCTTACTCAACTCGCCTTACCTACATTGATTCCGCGAAAGGGAAACATCGTTGTAGTTTCCAGTGTTGCGGGAATGCGGTCCTTCCCCGGCGTTCTAGCTTACTCTGTGAGCAAAGCTGCTGTGGATCAATTTACAAGATGCTCCGCTCTCGAGCTCGCCCCCAAAGGAGTAAGAATCAACGCAATCAATCCCGGCGTTGTGGTCACACAGCTTCACAGAGCCGGTGGAATGACGGAAGAACAGTATCAGGCATTCCTGGAACATTCGACAGGCACTCATCCATTAGGACGTGTGGGACAAGCAGAAGAGGTCGCCGAGTTGGTGCTTTTTCTTGCATCGGAAAAAGCAGCCTGGATTACAGGAGTAACGTATAGTATCGACGGAGGTCGCGCGTTAACGTGCGCGAGGTAG
- a CDS encoding TonB-dependent receptor: MRNLWVFSVALLITSFLVGTPAFAQLGSGTLSGVVRDDQGQGLPGVTVTAKNVDTGWSRLDITADNGAYRIPSVPFGTYDVSAELASFATQVQTGIRVDVGRTVSVNFAMRLSSTAEVIEVTGETPLIEKTESHVATVVTPEQVENLPLNGRQFANLAALAPGTTLGFHPDPTRPSNAAVSLIGGSGRNLNVTIDGGDNNDDTVGGINQFFPLDAVAEFNFLTNRYKAEYGRSSGGVLNVVTKAGTNELHGSFTALFRDDKLNSLSTSEANSDIEDPTPFSREQFGAGFGGPIVKDRAHFFASFSRLQDDVESIVDTAGVAPEFDGPATVPTRDTLFTGKVTSNLNPTQFLTVRYGQQKTTTIYGAAPYNAPNARGTLRNDMHSLLASHSYVISEDKLNEFTFQWADFKNEIRPSSEDASEFFPENGIYLGQNINTPQTTEQEKFQFKDDFSFSWRGNHHFKTGINFVHEPTLGGTFTTGTQNQFVHLFDDRSSPITTITRFGGEFGDETPNKQFGIYFQDDWNVNEKLTMNLGLRYDYVSGFDLDQSENALYPALVALPFDFPWLRAFKEHPDGVLRNDKNNIQPRVGFAYDWNADGITVIRGGFGLYYDFPYTNANILFPTAALGNYGVEYFVEDPNGIRNADGSFFQVGDPLPPNSLPGLAPNLPNEVASPDFVVPYTRQYSVGVSHQLTDNSAIDVDYVRTEVRDQFLRFRANGNINGVDILPDFGNFRVWYNGGFSDYDGLSFSYRGRVAERVQVQASYTLSRAEGNTLPGTDEFRLGSTGALGGCRDCSLNFMLGPKDDPRQVGPVDTDARHRIILSGIFDLPYDIRLSGFFRARSSVPFNVFVVQDLDGDGFAYSLAPGVDAVNSNREDKQTQLDLRVSKIFEIGETVRIEGIFEIFNLFNAENPAVFRGDRNSAAFGTPRVFAGDVGRGEQRLAQIGFRVEF, encoded by the coding sequence ATGAGAAACTTATGGGTTTTCTCAGTTGCCCTACTGATTACAAGTTTTTTAGTCGGGACTCCCGCATTTGCTCAGTTGGGCAGTGGAACACTTAGTGGCGTGGTCAGGGACGATCAGGGTCAAGGTTTGCCCGGTGTAACTGTTACAGCAAAGAATGTTGACACCGGCTGGTCGCGTCTTGATATTACTGCGGATAACGGAGCTTATCGTATTCCGTCAGTACCGTTCGGCACGTATGATGTAAGCGCCGAACTTGCGAGTTTCGCAACTCAAGTGCAAACAGGCATCCGAGTGGATGTAGGACGCACGGTTAGCGTCAATTTTGCAATGCGTCTCTCTTCGACTGCTGAAGTAATCGAAGTAACCGGTGAGACGCCATTGATTGAAAAAACGGAATCTCACGTTGCTACGGTTGTCACTCCGGAACAGGTAGAGAATCTGCCCTTAAACGGACGCCAATTTGCCAACCTGGCAGCATTGGCTCCCGGAACCACTCTCGGATTCCATCCGGACCCCACCAGACCCAGTAACGCGGCGGTCAGTTTGATTGGTGGCAGTGGTCGCAACCTGAACGTAACGATCGATGGTGGGGACAATAACGATGACACCGTTGGAGGAATTAATCAATTCTTTCCATTGGATGCGGTCGCTGAATTCAATTTCTTGACCAACCGGTACAAGGCGGAATATGGACGGTCTAGCGGCGGCGTTCTGAACGTTGTAACCAAAGCAGGGACGAACGAATTACACGGAAGCTTCACCGCATTATTTCGCGACGATAAACTGAATTCGTTATCGACATCAGAAGCGAACTCGGATATCGAAGATCCTACTCCTTTCAGTCGGGAACAGTTTGGCGCCGGCTTCGGCGGACCGATCGTCAAAGATCGTGCCCATTTCTTCGCTTCCTTTTCAAGATTACAGGATGACGTAGAGTCAATTGTCGATACAGCCGGTGTTGCTCCTGAATTTGACGGTCCAGCAACTGTGCCGACTCGCGACACTCTTTTTACTGGTAAAGTAACATCAAATCTCAACCCAACGCAGTTCCTAACGGTACGTTACGGTCAGCAAAAGACGACAACCATTTATGGAGCTGCTCCCTATAATGCTCCCAACGCGCGAGGCACTCTCAGAAACGATATGCACTCGCTGTTGGCCAGTCACAGCTATGTGATCAGCGAAGATAAGCTGAACGAATTCACTTTCCAGTGGGCCGATTTCAAAAACGAGATCCGTCCCAGTTCCGAAGACGCTTCCGAATTCTTTCCGGAAAACGGCATCTATCTGGGACAGAACATTAACACACCTCAGACGACCGAGCAGGAAAAGTTTCAGTTCAAAGATGATTTCAGTTTCAGCTGGAGAGGAAATCATCATTTCAAAACTGGAATCAATTTCGTTCATGAACCGACCCTGGGTGGAACCTTCACAACCGGTACTCAGAATCAATTTGTACACTTGTTCGATGACCGGAGCTCGCCAATCACTACTATTACTCGCTTTGGTGGCGAGTTCGGCGATGAAACTCCAAACAAACAGTTTGGTATTTACTTCCAGGATGACTGGAATGTGAACGAAAAGTTGACAATGAACCTTGGGCTTCGTTACGACTACGTAAGCGGATTTGATTTGGATCAATCGGAGAACGCACTCTATCCGGCTCTCGTTGCGTTGCCGTTTGACTTCCCGTGGCTGCGTGCATTCAAGGAACATCCGGACGGAGTGCTGCGAAACGACAAGAATAACATCCAGCCTCGTGTTGGATTTGCTTACGATTGGAATGCCGATGGTATCACCGTGATTCGAGGCGGCTTTGGACTCTATTACGACTTCCCGTACACAAATGCCAACATTCTGTTCCCGACTGCAGCTCTTGGCAATTACGGAGTGGAGTACTTTGTTGAAGATCCCAATGGAATTCGGAATGCAGATGGAAGTTTCTTCCAAGTCGGCGATCCGTTGCCTCCTAATTCACTTCCGGGTCTGGCGCCAAATCTGCCCAACGAAGTTGCTTCACCCGACTTCGTGGTTCCGTACACAAGACAATACTCCGTTGGAGTCAGCCATCAGCTTACGGATAATTCCGCAATTGACGTCGACTATGTTCGTACGGAAGTTCGAGACCAATTTCTTCGCTTCCGGGCGAACGGAAATATCAATGGTGTAGATATTCTGCCGGATTTTGGAAACTTCCGCGTCTGGTACAACGGCGGTTTCAGCGATTACGATGGACTGAGCTTCAGCTATCGAGGTCGCGTGGCCGAGCGTGTGCAAGTGCAGGCTTCTTATACTCTGTCCCGAGCGGAAGGGAATACATTGCCGGGAACGGATGAATTCCGATTGGGCAGCACAGGCGCGCTTGGCGGCTGCCGGGATTGTTCACTCAATTTCATGCTTGGCCCCAAGGACGATCCACGTCAGGTTGGACCTGTGGATACAGATGCTCGTCATCGCATCATTCTCTCCGGCATCTTCGATCTCCCTTACGACATTCGGCTTTCCGGATTCTTCCGCGCACGTTCGTCGGTGCCGTTTAACGTCTTTGTTGTCCAAGACCTGGACGGAGACGGTTTTGCGTACAGTCTAGCGCCTGGTGTTGACGCTGTGAATTCGAACCGCGAAGACAAGCAGACTCAGCTCGATCTTCGAGTCAGCAAAATTTTCGAAATCGGCGAGACAGTGCGAATCGAAGGAATCTTCGAAATATTTAACCTCTTCAACGCGGAAAATCCTGCTGTCTTCAGAGGCGATCGGAATTCCGCTGCCTTTGGAACACCACGAGTATTCGCAGGAGACGTAGGCCGGGGCGAACAGCGTTTGGCTCAGATTGGTTTCCGTGTAGAATTCTAA
- a CDS encoding sulfatase-like hydrolase/transferase: MKKIIPVVAATLLIAITTWFLFKKRSEKHVFSDANVLLITIDTIRPDYLSCYGSSNKTPNIDQLANRGILFENAFCQVPLTFPSHTSILTGLFPTRHGVHQNGLEIFNKKEELITAAFRANGYRTGAVISSFVLDRKFGLADGFDVYDDRMERMPTLTSNFEVERRGDETVSAASKILEKFRAEKWFLWIHFYDPHTPYNPGYAQEISFVDQQIGRLMDWLQERKLTDRLVVALLGDHGESLGEHGEKTHGFFVYNSTLKIPMILAYPDSKQKRVSNIVAAVDVAPTLLQLAGIQDLRSRDGHSLFQPRKADVYFESRYAELLGWNGLQGLIRENWKLIATTRSELYDLSGDSHERNNLYSAQQDISRPMKRDLTSMISISAKAATPDQETLEKLKSLGYISVATVPKQNRTEDPKDKIALWSRYESSLEAKPDSQEKVELLQALVREEPNNNFFRLSLASHYRQLKNLNAAAEQLQQAIQNDPSDPNAYHELAVTYREMKNYGEALRAAEAALAIQPQRSEFHGIRAMIRVETGRFAEAKAEFVKVLQMDPNNAVAWNNLGNAHRELNELEKAAEAYRKAIELSPHYAYPENGLATVLVRQKQTREALPHFENALRLDPRFVEVYLNMAIAFHSLNEHQRAKTLYLTFLKIAPDWMKQEKANAQLLLSQLP, encoded by the coding sequence ATGAAAAAAATCATCCCAGTTGTGGCAGCAACTCTCTTGATTGCAATTACCACGTGGTTCCTCTTCAAGAAGCGTTCGGAGAAACATGTTTTCTCTGATGCAAACGTCTTATTGATCACGATTGATACGATCAGACCCGATTATCTTTCTTGCTATGGAAGTTCCAACAAAACGCCCAACATCGATCAGCTTGCAAACCGTGGAATCCTGTTTGAGAATGCTTTCTGTCAGGTTCCGCTGACCTTCCCTTCTCATACTTCCATTCTGACAGGACTCTTTCCCACGCGGCATGGCGTTCATCAAAATGGCCTGGAGATCTTTAACAAGAAGGAAGAGCTGATCACCGCTGCTTTTCGCGCGAACGGTTACAGAACAGGCGCTGTTATTTCCTCTTTTGTGCTGGATCGTAAATTCGGTTTAGCCGATGGTTTCGATGTTTACGATGACCGGATGGAACGAATGCCGACCCTTACCAGCAATTTCGAAGTCGAAAGGCGCGGAGATGAAACCGTCTCGGCCGCATCAAAAATCCTGGAGAAGTTTCGCGCTGAAAAATGGTTCCTGTGGATTCATTTCTACGACCCCCATACACCATACAATCCGGGCTACGCGCAGGAGATTTCGTTCGTCGACCAGCAGATCGGCCGCTTGATGGACTGGTTGCAAGAAAGAAAACTTACCGATCGACTCGTGGTCGCCCTACTGGGCGATCATGGAGAATCACTTGGAGAACATGGCGAGAAAACACACGGATTCTTTGTTTATAACAGCACTCTAAAGATTCCGATGATACTTGCATATCCAGACTCAAAGCAGAAACGTGTTTCTAATATTGTAGCAGCTGTGGATGTAGCACCCACCTTGCTGCAGCTTGCAGGAATTCAGGACTTGCGAAGCCGCGACGGACATTCGCTCTTCCAACCTCGCAAAGCTGATGTTTACTTCGAATCGCGGTATGCAGAGCTTCTCGGTTGGAACGGCTTGCAGGGTTTGATCCGGGAAAACTGGAAATTGATTGCCACGACCAGGTCTGAACTTTACGATCTAAGCGGCGATTCCCACGAAAGAAATAATTTATATAGCGCGCAGCAAGATATTTCGCGTCCCATGAAAAGGGATCTCACTTCCATGATCTCGATTTCCGCGAAAGCAGCGACGCCCGATCAGGAGACTCTCGAGAAGCTGAAGAGCCTTGGCTACATCAGCGTAGCAACGGTCCCGAAACAAAATCGTACAGAAGATCCAAAAGACAAAATCGCGCTCTGGTCGAGATATGAGTCAAGTTTAGAAGCAAAACCAGACAGTCAGGAAAAAGTAGAACTGTTGCAAGCGTTAGTTCGTGAAGAACCGAACAATAATTTCTTCCGGTTATCTTTAGCGAGTCATTATCGCCAGCTTAAAAATCTGAATGCGGCGGCAGAACAATTGCAACAGGCGATACAAAACGATCCTTCCGATCCAAACGCATATCACGAACTTGCGGTGACTTACCGGGAGATGAAAAATTACGGCGAAGCGCTACGCGCTGCAGAAGCGGCGCTTGCTATCCAGCCGCAACGTTCGGAGTTTCATGGAATCCGCGCCATGATCCGTGTTGAGACGGGCCGATTCGCTGAAGCAAAAGCTGAATTCGTAAAGGTGTTACAAATGGATCCGAATAATGCTGTGGCCTGGAATAATCTTGGGAACGCGCATCGGGAATTGAATGAGCTGGAGAAAGCCGCAGAGGCTTACAGAAAAGCGATTGAGCTTTCTCCGCACTATGCCTACCCTGAAAACGGACTCGCGACGGTACTGGTCCGACAAAAACAGACCAGAGAAGCCCTTCCTCATTTTGAAAACGCCCTTCGTCTGGATCCCAGGTTCGTTGAAGTCTATCTCAACATGGCTATTGCCTTTCATTCATTGAACGAACACCAACGCGCAAAAACACTTTATCTGACATTTTTGAAAATTGCGCCGGACTGGATGAAACAGGAAAAAGCGAACGCCCAACTTCTCCTTTCCCAGCTTCCGTAA
- a CDS encoding methyltransferase domain-containing protein: MTRPPHFHLLRSIFSKSPGQLTDLPTEKIQEINQKSGIYYEDPNRFEDWKNKPFSDTKWAPWSLWRFGLLLSALRLRPGDRVLDFGCGTGWTSIMLAQMGAEVVGIDVADSALQIARENANRVLSEEQLSRLKFEHFHGIEIFAGADYFDFVIVFEALHHLPNPKSILQEFSRVSNEYGYFAFAEPGLGHASAHCSAEEAALGILEEDLDLERLYQTGMESGFRSLDILVPALSPDTFILPMDRLKWFLRGLSWLIPADFVRSAIINAPLGIFRKSKHRITSLHPKSHAASIQTYSKRISIACGLPFVIETRICNLSDTVWLRRGARGRGYVRPAAHLLNADGEIVEFDFGRCELPHDVNQSDCIRLELNLTAPRVPGDYIVKLDMVNEGICWFEEERSPTAETLLHVS, translated from the coding sequence TTGACCCGTCCACCGCATTTTCATCTTCTGCGTTCCATCTTTTCAAAATCTCCTGGACAGCTGACAGATCTTCCTACAGAAAAAATTCAGGAGATCAACCAAAAATCTGGAATCTATTATGAGGATCCCAACAGATTTGAAGACTGGAAGAACAAACCGTTTTCCGATACCAAGTGGGCGCCCTGGTCCTTATGGCGATTTGGTCTCCTTCTTTCAGCCTTGCGTCTACGTCCTGGCGACAGAGTTTTGGATTTTGGCTGTGGAACGGGGTGGACGTCCATCATGTTAGCGCAAATGGGTGCAGAAGTTGTCGGAATTGACGTAGCAGACTCTGCGCTTCAAATCGCTCGTGAAAATGCAAATCGAGTTCTTTCTGAGGAACAGTTGTCACGCTTGAAATTTGAACATTTTCACGGCATCGAGATATTTGCGGGAGCTGACTATTTTGATTTTGTAATAGTCTTTGAAGCGCTGCATCATCTCCCAAATCCGAAAAGCATCTTGCAAGAGTTCTCTCGAGTTTCAAATGAATATGGATATTTTGCATTTGCCGAACCCGGACTAGGGCATGCATCCGCTCACTGTTCTGCCGAAGAAGCGGCTCTGGGCATTTTGGAGGAAGATCTCGACCTTGAAAGGCTTTACCAGACAGGCATGGAATCAGGATTTCGGAGTTTAGATATTCTGGTCCCCGCTCTGTCTCCTGACACATTTATACTCCCTATGGATCGGCTGAAATGGTTTCTACGTGGTTTGTCCTGGTTAATACCGGCGGACTTTGTTAGATCTGCAATTATTAATGCACCATTGGGTATCTTTCGAAAGAGCAAACATCGTATCACGTCACTTCATCCAAAATCACATGCAGCATCTATCCAAACCTACTCCAAAAGGATTTCGATTGCATGTGGTTTGCCTTTTGTAATTGAAACTCGAATTTGCAATCTTTCTGATACAGTGTGGTTACGGAGGGGCGCCAGAGGTCGGGGGTATGTACGCCCGGCGGCGCACCTTTTGAATGCAGATGGTGAGATTGTTGAATTCGATTTCGGACGATGTGAACTTCCCCATGATGTTAACCAGTCCGATTGCATAAGACTCGAGCTTAATCTTACCGCGCCGCGTGTGCCGGGTGACTACATCGTTAAATTGGACATGGTAAACGAGGGCATATGCTGGTTCGAAGAGGAGCGTTCGCCCACAGCAGAAACCTTGCTTCATGTTTCGTGA